A single window of Ananas comosus cultivar F153 linkage group 19, ASM154086v1, whole genome shotgun sequence DNA harbors:
- the LOC109724889 gene encoding phosphoenolpyruvate phosphatase isoform X1: protein MEFRSILLGFSLYLVYFVDIVISRHTSSFVRSEWPSTDIPLDSEVFAVPKGYNAPEQVHITQGDYDGKAVVISWVTTSEPGKSEVLYSKEEHKYDRTAQGRYTNYTFYDYTSGYLHHCLVDDLEYDTKYYYKIGTGDSAREFWFQTPPAVDPDAPYAFGIIGDLGQTYNSLSTLQHYMHSGAQSVLFVGDLSYSDRYEHNDGIRWDTWGRFIERSAAYQPWIWTAGNHEIEYRPELGEVATFKPYLHRVTTPYLASKSSSPMWYAVRRASAHIIVLSSYSPFVKYTPQWWWLKGELQQVDRERTPWLIVLMHAPLYNSNEAHYMEGESMRAAFESWFVQYKVDIVFAGHVHAYERSYRISNINYNVTSGNRYPVPDKCAPVYVTVGDGGNQEGLALRFSDPQPDYSAFREASYGHSTLELKNRTHALYHWNRNDDGKQVPTDFVVFHNQYWASNTRRRRLKKNHHSQRRDVFVASL, encoded by the exons ATGGAGTTCCGAAGCATCCTACTTGGCTTTTCGCTTTATCTTGTGTACTTTGTGGACATTGTCATTTCTAGGCATACAAGTTCGTTTGTCCGTTCTGAATGGCCTTCTACCGACATCCCTCTAGACAGTGAAGTGTTTGCAGTTCCGAAGGGCTATAATGCACCCGAACAG GTCCATATCACTCAGGGCGACTATGATGGAAAAGCTGTTGTTATCTCGTGGGTAACAACCTCTGAGCCCGGGAAAAGCGAAGTTCTATATAGTAAAGAAGAGCATAAATATGACCGTACGGCTCAAGGGAGATATACAAATTATACATTTTACGATTATACATCTGGTTACTTACACCACTGCCTTGTTGATGACCTTGAG TACGACACCAAGTACTATTACAAGATCGGGACAGGTGATTCAGCTCGGGAATTTTGGTTCCAAACGCCACCTGCTGTTGATCCAGATGCTCCCTATGCTTTTGGTATTATAG GTGATTTGGGGCAAACGTATAATTCTCTTTCCACTCTTCAGCACTACATGCACAGCGGAGCACAAAGTGTTCTATTCGTTGGAGACCTATCTTATTCTGATAGATACGAACACAACGATGGTATACGCTGGGATACATGGGGCCGGTTTATTGAACGCAGCGCTGCGTATCAGCCGTGGATTTGGACTGCTGGAAATCATGAAATAGAATACAGACCTGAACTG GGAGAAGTTGCTACTTTCAAACCGTATTTACATCGAGTTACAACTCCTTACTTGGCTTCGAAGAGCAGTTCTCCCATGTGGTATGCAGTCAGGCGCGCATCTGCCCACATCATTGTGCTTTCGAGCTATTCTCCTTTTG TTAAATACACTCCTCAATGGTGGTGGCTTAAAGGGGAACTGCAGCAAGTGGACAGGGAGCGGACACCGTGGCTTATTGTGCTCATGCATGCGCCACTCTACAACAGCAACGAAGCTCACTACATGGAAGGGGAGAGTATGCGGGCCGCGTTTGAGAGTTGGTTTGTACAATATAAAGTTGACATCGTCTTTGCGGGCCATGTTCACGCCTACGAGAGATCG TACCGTATCTCTAACATCAActacaacgtaacatcgggcaATCGTTATCCTGTGCCCGACAAATGCGCTCCTGTTTACGTAACTGTCGGCGATGGAGGGAATCAGGAAGGCCTTGCTTTACG GTTCTCCGATCCACAGCCCGACTATTCGGCATTCAGGGAGGCAAGTTATGGTCATTCTACATTAGAGCTTAAGAATAGAACCCATGCTTTGTACCATTGGAACAGAAATGATGACGGAAAGCAAGTACCAACCGACTTCGTCGTATTTCACAACCAATATTG
- the LOC109724889 gene encoding phosphoenolpyruvate phosphatase isoform X2, with the protein MEFRSILLGFSLYLVYFVDIVISRHTSSFVRSEWPSTDIPLDSEVFAVPKGYNAPEQVHITQGDYDGKAVVISWVTTSEPGKSEVLYSKEEHKYDRTAQGRYTNYTFYDYTSGYLHHCLVDDLEYDTKYYYKIGTGDSAREFWFQTPPAVDPDAPYAFGIIGDLGQTYNSLSTLQHYMHSGAQSVLFVGDLSYSDRYEHNDGIRWDTWGRFIERSAAYQPWIWTAGNHEIEYRPELGEVATFKPYLHRVTTPYLASKSSSPMWYAVRRASAHIIVLSSYSPFVKYTPQWWWLKGELQQVDRERTPWLIVLMHAPLYNSNEAHYMEGESMRAAFESWFVQYKVDIVFAGHVHAYERSYRISNINYNVTSGNRYPVPDKCAPVYVTVGDGGNQEGLALRFSDPQPDYSAFREASYGHSTLELKNRTHALYHWNRNDDGKQVPTDFVVFHNQYCSVESFFHIQQ; encoded by the exons ATGGAGTTCCGAAGCATCCTACTTGGCTTTTCGCTTTATCTTGTGTACTTTGTGGACATTGTCATTTCTAGGCATACAAGTTCGTTTGTCCGTTCTGAATGGCCTTCTACCGACATCCCTCTAGACAGTGAAGTGTTTGCAGTTCCGAAGGGCTATAATGCACCCGAACAG GTCCATATCACTCAGGGCGACTATGATGGAAAAGCTGTTGTTATCTCGTGGGTAACAACCTCTGAGCCCGGGAAAAGCGAAGTTCTATATAGTAAAGAAGAGCATAAATATGACCGTACGGCTCAAGGGAGATATACAAATTATACATTTTACGATTATACATCTGGTTACTTACACCACTGCCTTGTTGATGACCTTGAG TACGACACCAAGTACTATTACAAGATCGGGACAGGTGATTCAGCTCGGGAATTTTGGTTCCAAACGCCACCTGCTGTTGATCCAGATGCTCCCTATGCTTTTGGTATTATAG GTGATTTGGGGCAAACGTATAATTCTCTTTCCACTCTTCAGCACTACATGCACAGCGGAGCACAAAGTGTTCTATTCGTTGGAGACCTATCTTATTCTGATAGATACGAACACAACGATGGTATACGCTGGGATACATGGGGCCGGTTTATTGAACGCAGCGCTGCGTATCAGCCGTGGATTTGGACTGCTGGAAATCATGAAATAGAATACAGACCTGAACTG GGAGAAGTTGCTACTTTCAAACCGTATTTACATCGAGTTACAACTCCTTACTTGGCTTCGAAGAGCAGTTCTCCCATGTGGTATGCAGTCAGGCGCGCATCTGCCCACATCATTGTGCTTTCGAGCTATTCTCCTTTTG TTAAATACACTCCTCAATGGTGGTGGCTTAAAGGGGAACTGCAGCAAGTGGACAGGGAGCGGACACCGTGGCTTATTGTGCTCATGCATGCGCCACTCTACAACAGCAACGAAGCTCACTACATGGAAGGGGAGAGTATGCGGGCCGCGTTTGAGAGTTGGTTTGTACAATATAAAGTTGACATCGTCTTTGCGGGCCATGTTCACGCCTACGAGAGATCG TACCGTATCTCTAACATCAActacaacgtaacatcgggcaATCGTTATCCTGTGCCCGACAAATGCGCTCCTGTTTACGTAACTGTCGGCGATGGAGGGAATCAGGAAGGCCTTGCTTTACG GTTCTCCGATCCACAGCCCGACTATTCGGCATTCAGGGAGGCAAGTTATGGTCATTCTACATTAGAGCTTAAGAATAGAACCCATGCTTTGTACCATTGGAACAGAAATGATGACGGAAAGCAAGTACCAACCGACTTCGTCGTATTTCACAACCAATATTG